The Bactrocera dorsalis isolate Fly_Bdor chromosome 2, ASM2337382v1, whole genome shotgun sequence region ATTGAAGTTCAGAGAATATTGATCTCACCATATAAACAGATATGTTTGATTCatattgattattattttatttcatactaATAAAATACGTTACTTTATGAGTTGCAATGTTTGTTACTTCTTCACGACTAAACGCCGGAAgggattttaataaaatttgttagagAATTAGTCGACACTTTGGATTTACACATAAACTACGTTTTACTCTGAGAAAATATCTTATTCTTAAGgaaaatcaatgaaaatgaattCACGGAATATGTTTGGGGAACTTTGTACacaatgttttaaattaaaacgttTTCTAACCTTCTGAGAATCATATTTCAAGTTAAAACCATATAAACTATAGCTATAGCTGACAGTTCCATAACAACATAACCTATTTAGTTACATATCTCTGGCTAcaacataattttcttaaatgaCACGCTTTACAGGTTGTGCACACACGTCGTGTTGTTCGACCGCCACTCGACGCCGATGGTCCTTGGATACCGCGTCAAGAATCGCGCATAATACTCACCCCAACTATTGCGCCACCTccaccgccgccaccgccaGAGCCTGAGCCGCCTAAACCAAAGCTTACGCCACAGCAAGAGCGTCTGAAGCGTGCCATTTATATTGATCGCACATCGAGGGTACTCTTCCCGGCGCTATTCGCCGGTCTCAACGCCATTTATTGGATCATATTTTATGAATATCTATAAGCACAAACCAACATACTTATGGTACATACCAAATGTACAGCTGCTATGgctcatctacatacatacaaatgcattctCCTCTGCAATTGAGAGGTGAATGATGAGTATGATTTGTGGTTTTAACTCAACTCGTTAGATTAAGTGACATACagtaatgtataaatatatgtatgtacgagtaactgtaaacaaagaatatgaaaaatatgtagatAATGTTGTAGTGTTAATGAACGgaagtagaaaattttattccaaTCAATTTGCCAAAGCAAGTTAATCAAAACTAGtgtgtgtatacatacttatataataaatatgtatgtatgttaactAGCggtaatatgtataaatacttatataagcTTGAAATAAGTTAATGAGCAGCGTGCTCTTTGTGAAATTCTTatgttcataaataataaagccTTAAATCTTCAAATTCTTAAGTTTGTgaaacatttttctttcttaCAAACACTTTACATTGAATAGTAAACCGTTATAAACCTAAcggcatatatttattataagctCTAAGTTATCATAATTAATGTATGAAATCATTTATCActaatttttaatgtaataatTGATTTAGATTGCATTTTATAAGCTAATAGAAGTTGTTATTGCGAAAACTGTATTAAATTGTAACGAATTTTAAAAGTATATATTAATTGTGATAATAATTAATGAATATGTGTACATTTCTGACTAgtgccaaataaaaaacaaacgcTTAAAGACAAAGTCAGTGTGTAATGCATTTATTACGGCATATTTTCTTTATGCTGTATGCCATGTATCAAGAAACGATTTTTTaccatttgatcaaatttgacccggactgacaaatataacgagtttttcaatagggacgctacaaaagtagatcgATTGGGaaagcaaacgacgccatatttttcccgatcttttgacatttcttttcgGTAAGGCTTGCCATTTCAGCTTGGAAAGATATCGATCCAACAATGAgtcgaatttattaaaatttactaccgaaattcagagtcagtggcctcaaatTTAAGAGTACTATATGTCCAATTTATGGTTGTCATAATTGTCCTGTCAGATTAACAATTGaacgtctagtggaaaaatttaaatcccctggcacagtacaaaatattcCCGTGCCAGTGATACAAAGAAGTGTCCGTGATTGTTGGGAATGTTGCTGCCGCATCAATTGAAGACGACCCAAaccagtctctcacacgtctttctcaagcgttgggcatctctgtgacgtcgttgtagcgaattttgcgaaaaaatcttggcctacatccttacaagatcaagaactgaagccgcttgaccaccggaatcgtcgtatgttcctgaattgggctgagcaacaacttaaaaatgtttcggattttcatcgaaaaatcatcttcatcTTCATGAGGCTtattctggctgaatggcttcgccaataagtaaaatacatatgtatgtatgtgtaattggtaaaaaaaaagattgcgGTTTGGTGAGTTTTATGGGCCGCCGACTTCATTAGGGCGTACTTcttgaatatatgaatatttattatacacttGAAACATGTCACTACAGAATGTAATAGTTTTGTGGTTTCGAACTTGctggtgactttatactgcggatatcagccaatatgtgagagcgtgtttttcttataacggtacacatttgtgcttaaaatcaataaaatcgggtgaaaactcgccCTAGACCACATATGTATAACTAACAAGACTTATCTACTTGAAGGTACTTCCcaggctttaatccttgcaagttacaagagtatatatttttcggttatacccgaatttagttcttccttacttgttattatttaatatttattttttaaatatgaacgTATATACACACACCAATCTATAGGAAGATAAAATTAAAGGTGCAGTTAGTAACATACGATGAAATTATTAGCGCGAACGAAGATTTTTTCGTTCGTTCGTCACTAACAATTGAATAAATTCCAACGCACATttgaaaaactataaaagaatagtaaatatatttttaacagtcTCACGAgttgttcaaaaatattaaattgcacCGTTTTGactagaaaatataaaaaaaacataaaaccgGGAAAACGATGGTTTGCCACAAACATCTAAACGTTTACGGCAGCATTCTACGTGCGACACTAACTGAGGCATAACATAACTGCAATTGATTAGTGTAAAATTTGCTGAGAGTTTGAAGATTGGTTGGTAGACAAAATTCGTAAACAAATTGAAATCGGACTTATCAAAGTCAAgactattatattaaaatacttctaaatattacataaaaaatgtttcggACTTTGCAACTTTGTTCGCGCATCTTGGTGCGTAAGCAATCAATGCCAATACCTGTTCAACTGTAAGTTTCGCAAAAATTTTCCACTTCACGTACTTGCATACAAAcgtaattatgtaaatataatatttatctgTTTTAAGATCGGCGAATTTCGTAACGGCGTTAAAAGGCGTGGATGTATCGGATCCGAAATATACCATGGATCAAGGTTAAACCGCAATAATACTTTTAACTATTTATGCTTACaaattacatacttatgtatatacaaaactaTACAACTATTACAGTTAGGAGTGAGATAATACAGCACTTGGGTTTAGAAAGAGGCTACCATCCCATACCAAAAAGTCGCGAACATTTACTAAAGTATACGCCAAAACCAGAGGATTTACCAGCGCGTGCAATGCAGGATTCATTCACATCCGCACTACTACCGTTAAGCACTGATTTGAGATTACAGGATAATTATGTCTCCCACTTGGGAAACGTACGAATGGGCCGTTTAATGGAAGATTTAGACGCGTTTGCAGGTACACAGTTCActtaatatttaaacatatCGTAGAAAGTGCGTTCttgtatttaattgaatttagtaattattcgaaaattgaaaaaacaccAATTAAAATGTACttagtaaataattatattaaattcttTTAGTGTGGGTCTGTCATCAGCACATCAAAGTGCCCAACTTGCCAGCGAATGTTGATCTCCCATACACATTCGTTACTATTTTGGTGGACAAGATTACTTTTAGCAACTTGACAACGGATGTCAAAGAAGATATACGCATTTCCGGCCATGTATCTTGGGTAGGACGAAGTTCAATGGAAATTGTTGTTTGGTTAGAACAAAAATACCAAGGCGTATATAAAAAGATAACACGTGCACTTTTTCTAATGGCTGCACGAAATGCTACTAATACTGGAGCAGCTCCGGTCAATCCCATTACACCAGCTACGGAGGAAGAGAAACAGATTCTTTCCGGTGGTGAGGCACGCAAAAAACGTCGCCAATTGATACAAGCGCAATCTATATTTAAAGTTGAACCCAATGATTTCGAACAAAGTTTAATGTATGATATCTACAAGCGAACAACACACACTAACACCATGGAGTTAAACAAACGATGGCTTCCCTCAAATGCACGTTGGATGTCTGAATGGAGTACAGTTACAACAATACCATCATTCCCGGATAATCGTAATGCACATAATACTGTCTTCGGTGGATTTCTGATGCGTTTAGCTCTAGAAAACAGTTGGACCGCTGCTTATCTCTACTGTGGTACTCGTCCCAAATTAACGCATATTTGCGATATAAGTTTTGAGAAGCCGGTGCCAGTTACATCTTTTATAAAATTGACCTCCTACATAGTTTATACCGAAATGAATTATGTACAAATAATGACAGTTGCTGATGTCTTAGACACAAGTGGTGGTCAAGtaactacaaatttattttatagtacTTATAAAGCTAACGATTCAGTACATGCGATACTGCCACGATCCTATCATGAAACTATGTGGTATATACAAGGCAGACGCAAGTTTAAATATGCCTTAGGATTGGAATAAATAGATTAACCACAATCTGTAGAATCTCCTTAAAGATGCTAAACATGAGATTTATTTTGGAATGcttgtttatttatgttttgaacGACTATTAGCTAATGTACCtacgattttttttatgctaacatatgtactatatacgactatttatttgtttaatgtatgtatatgtttacagATGTAAGCGAAATCGAgccgttataaaaaataaagtgcaacaatacaatgaaatattaaatttgtttaaatttgatatacatatagtgGCTGTTGCTTGTAGTAGCCAATAAAAATAGACATTTCATCTAATTTTCGAAGTTGATTTAACCTTGCTACAAAGCTAcccaaaaaaatatcaaattgctTGTTCTACGCTTACAGCTGTTTTGGTGCACACTTATAAAGTCATTATAAATTTACAGCTAAAATTGCTTACAATAAATTTAGAAGTTCGTTTTTTCTATATCTCTTTCCTGCTTTTGCCATCGctgaaataaaagtatttattttaaaatgtgaaCCATTTCAAATAACTTCTTATGTAGAAATCaactttttaacacaaaaaaaattatattttcttccttATCTTTTATTAATAACGATGCGAATTTCGATCTAAATATTATTCCCCGTTGAATTTAAACAATTAGtattccaatttttaaaaattttatatttttatcttttagtTTGTGttgacataaaaattaaaaaacggaAATCCTACAGAAAACCTGAATGTTGTTGAACATTCATACACTTTACCCTAATGCGATATTTAAAATCGCAAGCGATGAGGGTATTGCGATGAGTGCAAAGCAAACATATTTTGCAGATATTTCTTGAAGAATTTGCCTTCTGGGTGTGCCTTGATAGCTTTCAACACAGCAGCATCAACTTCCTTCTGATCCTTCTTGCGTTGTTCGTTGGGAACGAAACGTTCCTTCTTGACAGCGAAGATATCGCCTTCACCAGATTTCTTGTCCTTCTTGATTTTCAAGCGACGGAAATAGGCATCATTCAAGTGTTCTGGGACTTTCAAGTCACCCAAATTCACTTTAGAAGATGTGCCAATAACGAAGCGCTGTGAAATGCGACGCAATGGGCAGGAGTTCAATGCAAATGGACCAGTTACCAGCAACAGTCCAGAGCTCAACACCTTCAACAACACAACACGTTTGCCTTGGTGACGGCCTGCCAACAAAATCAGCACACGTCCAGGGGTGAGATTGCGACGAATGTTGCGCTTGTGGTTGCTGAACAGCGACTTAGCTGGACGCTTCTTAACGAAACGTTTGGTTGGGTAATTAGCCTTAGGTTTCTTCAGGTATACGGTACGTTCACCACCGTTTTTAGGTCCATTGATCTTCTTCACCTTCTTGATGGGTTGCTTGGTTT contains the following coding sequences:
- the LOC105231632 gene encoding acyl-coenzyme A thioesterase 9, mitochondrial, with the protein product MFRTLQLCSRILVRKQSMPIPVQLSANFVTALKGVDVSDPKYTMDQVRSEIIQHLGLERGYHPIPKSREHLLKYTPKPEDLPARAMQDSFTSALLPLSTDLRLQDNYVSHLGNVRMGRLMEDLDAFAVWVCHQHIKVPNLPANVDLPYTFVTILVDKITFSNLTTDVKEDIRISGHVSWVGRSSMEIVVWLEQKYQGVYKKITRALFLMAARNATNTGAAPVNPITPATEEEKQILSGGEARKKRRQLIQAQSIFKVEPNDFEQSLMYDIYKRTTHTNTMELNKRWLPSNARWMSEWSTVTTIPSFPDNRNAHNTVFGGFLMRLALENSWTAAYLYCGTRPKLTHICDISFEKPVPVTSFIKLTSYIVYTEMNYVQIMTVADVLDTSGGQVTTNLFYSTYKANDSVHAILPRSYHETMWYIQGRRKFKYALGLE
- the LOC105231631 gene encoding 60S ribosomal protein L6 — encoded protein: MAPVENAKKSAKTGKKNHKHPVNKYLSGGILRYSKSQMYKRRALYRLKNVKQPIVPKTKQPIKKVKKINGPKNGGERTVYLKKPKANYPTKRFVKKRPAKSLFSNHKRNIRRNLTPGRVLILLAGRHQGKRVVLLKVLSSGLLLVTGPFALNSCPLRRISQRFVIGTSSKVNLGDLKVPEHLNDAYFRRLKIKKDKKSGEGDIFAVKKERFVPNEQRKKDQKEVDAAVLKAIKAHPEGKFFKKYLQNMFALHSSQYPHRLRF